In Fundulus heteroclitus isolate FHET01 chromosome 16, MU-UCD_Fhet_4.1, whole genome shotgun sequence, a single genomic region encodes these proteins:
- the mfsd11 gene encoding UNC93-like protein MFSD11: MGPDGKKLLNIIILGFGFMFMFTAFQTCGNIEQTVIKSFNSTEFHGSGYTSMAIIYGVFSASNLIAPSVVTVIGPQVSMFLSGILYSAYIAMFIQPFTWSFYTASVLVGIAAAVLWTAQGNVLAINSSESTIGRNSGIFWSLLQFSLFFGNLYIYCAWHGHERITDKDRRTVFISLTVISLVGCFLFFLIRKPEPESSSRSEVTESLLQDESLNGSTDSSSQPSLCSQALDAFVKAGKISVTREMLLLSVSIGYTGLELTFYSGVYGTCIGAMTRFGSDAKSLIGISGICIGVGEILGGGVFGLLNKNNRFGRNPVVLLGLITHFVAFFLIFLNIASDAPLAPEGGTDLKAFITPSVGVALLCSFLLGLGDSCFNTQLLSIIGFTFRDDSAPAFAVFKFIQSIMAAVAFFYSNYLLLHWQLLILVIAGFMGSVSFFAADWVAESRKRDSDYDSI, from the exons ATGGGTCCAgatgggaagaagctgctgAACATCATCATCCTCGGCTTCGGCTTCATGTTCATGTTCACTGCGTTTCAGACGTGTGGAAACATAGAG CAAACTGTTATCAAGAGCTTCAACAGCACCGAGTTTCATGGGAGCGGCTACACCAG CATGGCCATCATTTACGGCGTCTTCTCTGCGTCCAACCTGATAGCGCCCTCTGTGGTGACGGTGATCGGGCCCCAGGTCTCCATGTTCCTCAGCGGGATTCTATACAG cgctTACATCGCTATGTTCATCCAGCCGTTCACCTGGAGCTTCTACACGGCGTCTGTGCTGGTGGGCATCGCTGCTGCAG TTCTGTGGACCGCTCAGGGAAACGTGCTGGCCATCAACTCCTCCGAAAGCACCATTGGCAGGAACAGCGGCATCTTCTGGTCCCTGCTGCAGTTCAG CTTGTTCTTTGGGAATCTCTACATCTACTGCGCCTGGCACGGACACGAGCGCATCACTG ACAAGGACCGCAGGACGGTCTTCATCTCGCTCACCGTCATCAGTTTGGTCGGCtgcttcctcttcttcctcatcCGGAAGCCCGAGCCGGAGTCTTCGTCTCGCTCTGAGGTGACGGAGTCTCTGCTGCAGGACGAGTCCCTCAACGGCTCCACGGACAG CTCGTCCCAGCCGAGCCTCTGCTCTCAGGCTCTGGATGCTTTCG TGAAAGCCGGTAAAATATCCGTCAccagagaaatgctgctgctgagCGTCTCCATAGGATACACAG GTCTTGAGCTCACCTTTTACAGCGGCGTGTACGGGACCTGTATCGGAGCCATGACCCGCTTTGGGTCCGACGCCAAGAGTCTGATCGGTATCTCTGGAATCTGTATCGGAGTCGGCGAGATCCTAG GAGGGGGCGTCTTCGGGCTGCTGAACAAAAACAACCGGTTTGGGAGAAACCCTGTGGTGCTGCTGGGACTCATCACTCACTTTGTTGCATTCTTCCTGATTTTCCTGAACATTGCCAGCGACGCTCCGCTGGCGCCGGAGGGCGGGACGGACCTGAAGGCTTTCATCACACCCAG CGTGGGCGTGGCGTTGCTCTGCAGCTTCCTGCTCGGCCTGGGAGACAGCTGCTTCAACACGCAGCTCCTCAGCATCATCGGCTTCACGTTCCGCGACGACAGCGCCCCCGCCTTCGCCGTCTTCAAGTTCATCCAG TCCATCATGGCCGCCGTGGCGTTCTTCTACAGCAACTACCTGCTGCTCCACTGGCAGCTGCTCATCCTCGTCATCGCCGGCTTCATGGGCTCCGTCTCCTTCTTCGCGGCCGACTGGGTCGCCGAGTCCAGGAAGAGGGACTCGGACTACGACAGCATCTGA